From Syntrophobacterales bacterium, one genomic window encodes:
- a CDS encoding helix-turn-helix domain-containing protein, with the protein MTFPRFCVRSFLYEDRAIHSRGFTMQFAAMHDKAILAEIGERVSRQRLNRNITQTDLAAQAGVARIVVQRLEGGRGCTLENLVRIMRALGQLEQLDAFFQAPELSPLQLAKMQGRRRQRAAVRRVKPVAKEP; encoded by the coding sequence TTGACTTTTCCCAGATTTTGCGTTAGGTCGTTTCTCTATGAAGACAGGGCAATCCACAGTAGGGGGTTTACCATGCAGTTTGCAGCGATGCACGACAAGGCCATATTGGCCGAAATCGGCGAACGGGTCAGCCGGCAGAGGCTCAACCGCAACATTACACAGACGGACCTGGCGGCACAGGCAGGCGTGGCGCGAATCGTCGTCCAGCGCCTGGAGGGCGGTCGCGGCTGCACCCTCGAAAATCTGGTCCGCATCATGCGGGCGCTGGGCCAACTGGAGCAGTTGGATGCCTTTTTCCAAGCCCCGGAACTGAGTCCCCTGCAACTGGCCAAAATGCAGGGCCGCCGGCGCCAGCGCGCGGCAGTGAGGCGCGTGAAGCCTGTTGCAAAGGAGCCGTAG
- a CDS encoding TrkH family potassium uptake protein: MKVFLQIKRAVSRRMTPPRIFLLGFAAVILIGAVLLWLPFAAGKERLSFLDALFSSASAVCVTGLAVIDIGSDLSFAGQLVTLFLFQIGGLGIITFSVVIFGLLGRGVSFRERELIQSAFLYAPRRDFVPVIKKVLKFTFIAEAAGAVILFIRFLFDFPPATALYHAIYNAVSAFNNCGYSLFSDSLARYQGDWIVNFTVMGLIILGGIGFMVQQEIILYYRGKLKRLSLHTKLVLLTTTMLIFAGAFFFYLFEAHNALNGVSGPAAFLISLFQSVTSRTAGFSTVAIDRLTNETVLLMIILMFIGASPGSTGGGIKTTSFTLMVLMIWNRMRGRFNVSVFNRQIPREILGRAISIVFAAFLLIGIVVSIMLFFGGENALPPEATRHLFIEYIFETVSAFGTAGLSMGITPEMSNIQKAAIIVIMFAGRVGPLTLAFSWYSEGKNEIEYAEESVMVG; encoded by the coding sequence ATGAAGGTTTTTTTGCAGATCAAAAGAGCCGTTTCCCGGCGGATGACGCCTCCCCGGATCTTTCTGCTCGGATTTGCCGCCGTGATTCTGATCGGGGCGGTTCTTCTCTGGCTGCCCTTTGCGGCGGGAAAAGAACGTCTGAGTTTTTTGGACGCGCTCTTTTCTTCGGCCTCCGCAGTCTGCGTAACCGGTCTTGCCGTTATCGATATCGGCAGCGATCTTTCCTTTGCCGGTCAGCTCGTGACACTGTTTCTTTTTCAAATCGGCGGCTTGGGAATAATAACCTTTTCCGTGGTCATCTTCGGGCTGTTGGGACGGGGCGTTTCTTTCCGGGAAAGGGAACTGATTCAGAGCGCCTTTCTCTATGCCCCCCGGCGTGATTTTGTCCCTGTAATCAAAAAAGTCCTGAAATTTACCTTTATTGCCGAGGCTGCCGGGGCGGTTATTTTGTTTATCCGCTTCCTTTTTGATTTCCCCCCCGCGACCGCCTTGTACCATGCCATCTACAATGCCGTTTCCGCCTTCAACAATTGCGGTTATTCGCTTTTTTCCGACAGCCTCGCCCGGTATCAGGGAGACTGGATTGTCAATTTCACGGTCATGGGGCTCATCATTCTCGGCGGCATAGGGTTCATGGTGCAGCAGGAGATCATCTTATACTACCGGGGCAAACTCAAAAGGCTTTCGCTGCATACCAAGCTTGTTCTCTTGACAACGACGATGCTTATTTTTGCGGGCGCCTTCTTTTTTTATCTGTTTGAGGCACACAACGCCCTCAATGGCGTTTCCGGGCCGGCTGCTTTTCTTATTTCCCTTTTCCAATCCGTAACCTCGCGTACCGCGGGGTTCAGCACTGTGGCGATCGACCGTTTGACTAACGAAACGGTTCTGTTAATGATAATTTTGATGTTCATTGGCGCCTCTCCCGGTTCGACCGGCGGCGGCATCAAGACAACCAGTTTCACGCTGATGGTGCTGATGATCTGGAACCGCATGCGGGGGCGTTTCAATGTCAGCGTTTTCAACCGGCAGATTCCCCGGGAGATTCTGGGGCGCGCCATTTCGATCGTTTTTGCCGCATTTTTGCTGATCGGGATTGTTGTCTCGATCATGCTGTTCTTCGGGGGAGAAAATGCCCTGCCGCCCGAGGCGACCCGCCACCTTTTTATCGAGTACATATTTGAGACAGTTTCCGCATTCGGCACAGCCGGCCTTTCCATGGGAATAACGCCGGAAATGAGCAATATTCAGAAGGCAGCCATTATTGTAATAATGTTTGCAGGCCGGGTGGGGCCGCTGACGCTGGCCTTTTCCTGGTATTCCGAGGGAAAAAACGAAATCGAGTATGCTGAAGAGTCCGTTATGGTCGGTTAG
- a CDS encoding type II toxin-antitoxin system HipA family toxin, giving the protein MAQGVRKVDVVEVRLWGQLVGACAWDHDRGYGTFEYQPAFVRRGLEIAPLMLPLRSGVFSFPALNRTTFYGLPGLLADALPDRFGNRFIDLWLARKGRRADDFTPVERLCYMGARGMGALEFKPALGERARKSEPIEVAELTQLAADILRHRTDWAVQLKGEKARALGTIVRVGTSAGGQRAKAVIAWHPATLEVRSGQVPPPPGFEPWILKFDGMNDQSLCDPQGFCRVEYAYHLMATAAGIRMMPCRLLEENGRAHFMTRRFDRTLDGGKIHMQSLCALAHYDFNAAGEYGYEQALAVIQRLNLGHPAMQEMFRRMAFNVAARNQDDHTRNIAFLLDQNGVWSLAPAFDIVWAYNPAGAWTNRHQMSVNGKRDHFTKADVMSVAQQFGIRGAEAIVAQVEEAVARWPEYAREAGVPDKLARQITPTHRLLH; this is encoded by the coding sequence ATGGCCCAAGGGGTAAGAAAAGTCGATGTGGTCGAAGTTCGCCTCTGGGGGCAGTTGGTGGGCGCCTGTGCCTGGGACCATGACCGGGGCTATGGGACATTTGAATATCAACCGGCATTCGTGCGCCGCGGCCTGGAGATTGCGCCGCTGATGCTCCCCCTGCGCAGCGGGGTCTTTTCGTTTCCCGCGCTGAACAGAACGACCTTTTATGGTTTGCCGGGCTTGCTGGCCGACGCCCTGCCGGACAGATTCGGCAACCGCTTCATCGACCTCTGGCTGGCCCGCAAGGGACGGAGGGCCGACGACTTTACGCCGGTGGAGCGGCTCTGCTACATGGGCGCCCGGGGTATGGGCGCGCTGGAATTCAAACCGGCGCTGGGCGAGCGGGCGAGAAAGAGCGAACCGATCGAGGTCGCCGAGCTGACGCAGCTTGCCGCTGATATTCTCCGCCACCGCACGGACTGGGCCGTGCAACTGAAGGGGGAAAAGGCGCGCGCCCTGGGGACGATCGTCCGCGTCGGCACGTCCGCCGGAGGGCAGCGGGCCAAGGCGGTGATCGCCTGGCATCCCGCCACTCTGGAAGTCCGCTCCGGCCAGGTCCCGCCGCCCCCGGGTTTCGAGCCCTGGATCTTAAAGTTCGACGGCATGAACGATCAATCGCTGTGCGATCCCCAGGGTTTCTGCCGCGTTGAATATGCCTACCATCTGATGGCAACGGCCGCAGGCATCCGGATGATGCCCTGCCGTCTCCTGGAAGAGAACGGACGGGCGCATTTCATGACCCGGCGCTTTGACCGGACCCTTGATGGCGGGAAAATTCACATGCAGTCCCTTTGCGCCCTGGCCCATTACGACTTTAATGCCGCCGGCGAATACGGCTATGAACAGGCCCTGGCGGTCATACAAAGGTTGAACCTGGGTCACCCGGCTATGCAGGAGATGTTTCGGCGCATGGCCTTCAACGTGGCGGCACGCAATCAGGACGACCATACGCGCAATATCGCCTTTTTATTGGATCAAAACGGTGTTTGGTCGCTTGCGCCCGCCTTCGATATCGTCTGGGCCTACAATCCGGCCGGTGCATGGACAAACCGCCATCAGATGAGCGTCAACGGGAAAAGGGACCATTTTACGAAGGCGGATGTTATGAGCGTTGCCCAGCAGTTCGGCATCAGGGGGGCCGAAGCCATCGTTGCGCAGGTTGAAGAAGCAGTCGCCCGCTGGCCCGAATATGCAAGAGAAGCAGGCGTGCCGGACAAGCTTGCGCGGCAGATCACGCCGACACACCGGCTGCTGCACTAA
- a CDS encoding TrkA family potassium uptake protein encodes MQQRVVVIGLGIFGFNIVKELYEGGLEVIAIDKDKQAVQAARDCSTKAMVADGTNREVMEQIGIQEDDVVIVSFGEDLAASTLTTLHLRQMKIRTIIVKAPNEEHKLILEKVGATEVMIPEREVAHKVARSIISPNVLEYLPLSDDYVISEVAPPNEFFGKSIAQLQLRSRYHVEVIAIKDVLSDKLTMIPKADFIFKDGDVLVVVGKEEEIRKIK; translated from the coding sequence ATGCAGCAGCGGGTGGTTGTGATCGGTCTTGGTATCTTCGGTTTCAATATCGTGAAGGAGTTGTATGAAGGCGGTTTAGAGGTCATCGCCATCGACAAGGACAAGCAGGCCGTGCAGGCGGCAAGGGACTGCTCCACAAAGGCGATGGTCGCCGACGGCACAAACCGGGAGGTGATGGAGCAGATCGGCATCCAGGAGGACGACGTCGTCATCGTTTCGTTCGGCGAGGATCTCGCGGCCTCGACGCTGACCACCCTGCACCTCCGGCAGATGAAAATCCGGACGATCATCGTCAAGGCCCCGAACGAGGAACACAAGCTGATTCTGGAAAAGGTCGGGGCGACGGAGGTGATGATTCCGGAGCGGGAGGTTGCCCACAAGGTCGCCAGAAGTATCATCTCGCCAAATGTCCTTGAATATTTGCCCCTTTCCGACGATTATGTAATCTCCGAGGTGGCCCCTCCCAATGAATTCTTTGGGAAAAGCATTGCCCAACTGCAATTGCGCTCACGTTACCATGTCGAGGTTATCGCTATCAAGGATGTGCTTTCCGACAAACTGACCATGATCCCGAAGGCGGACTTCATCTTCAAGGACGGCGATGTGCTGGTTGTCGTCGGCAAGGAGGAAGAGATCAGGAAGATAAAGTAA
- the lspA gene encoding signal peptidase II encodes MNKKNGIFLTIALLVVLLDQATKAWIVSAMRLHDSYAVINGFFNITSVRNPGAAFGFLAGAPPFFRTVFFIAITIGAILLILYYLRVSLIDDYPLIISLALIFAGAAGNLIDRVRFGEVVDFLDFYLGNYHWPAFNVADSAITVGAFAMIIAMLRRRKGRNDAQ; translated from the coding sequence TTGAACAAAAAAAATGGAATTTTTCTGACGATAGCGCTTCTGGTGGTTCTCCTCGATCAGGCGACAAAGGCATGGATTGTGTCGGCGATGCGCCTCCATGACTCTTATGCCGTAATAAACGGTTTCTTTAACATCACATCAGTAAGAAATCCCGGGGCCGCGTTTGGGTTTCTGGCCGGCGCCCCGCCGTTTTTCCGCACGGTGTTTTTTATTGCCATCACCATCGGGGCGATTCTGCTGATTCTCTACTATCTGCGGGTCAGCCTGATTGACGATTATCCCCTGATCATTTCTCTGGCGCTGATTTTTGCCGGGGCTGCCGGCAATCTGATCGACCGGGTTCGCTTTGGGGAGGTGGTTGATTTTCTTGATTTTTACCTGGGAAACTACCACTGGCCGGCATTCAATGTCGCCGATTCGGCGATTACCGTCGGCGCGTTTGCCATGATTATCGCCATGCTCCGGAGACGAAAAGGGCGAAATGATGCGCAATGA
- a CDS encoding D-aminoacylase, whose protein sequence is MYDLLFKKVTVVDGTGGAPYEADVAVAGDRIADIAPALCGAAPVVVADVGLVLAPGFIDIHSHTDANIFENPFAESKLLQGVTLDVTGNCGLGFFPVAENRRGMLEEYLAMHEFVFPQGGNKWSDLAGFADKLEKGGIGVNLAPLVGHGALRIAVMGMENRPPDRQETGEMKRLLEEMLAQGAWGMSSGLIYPPGSFAGTEELIELALVLARKYALYASHIRGEGTTLFAAIDEAIEIGRKSGAAIEVSHLKALGKANWGRAQEALNRIAEARRQGIDIGADQYPYEATETTLSVLLPGWALAGGAQETGKRLADAKLIPKLTEAIKKLIAERGDAATIMFTGIASEKLRFLSGKTLADAAAFWNLAPEATALRILQEDSSIHAAFFSLSPTDVESIMQSDFVAVGSDGLALAAAKAEGMTHPRSYGTFPLVLENYVRERGLLSLEKAVYKMTGLPARRLGLTDRGVIRSGYIADLALFDPAKIAARSTFANPHQYPTGIRMVTVNGQIAVRDGRLTGVLAGLILKKQGVPRPDRHPRADDPA, encoded by the coding sequence ATGTACGATCTCCTGTTCAAAAAAGTTACGGTTGTGGACGGAACCGGCGGGGCGCCGTATGAAGCGGACGTCGCTGTCGCCGGGGACCGCATTGCGGACATAGCCCCCGCATTGTGCGGCGCTGCCCCGGTCGTCGTCGCAGACGTCGGCCTTGTTCTGGCGCCGGGCTTTATCGATATTCACAGCCACACCGACGCCAATATCTTCGAGAATCCTTTTGCCGAAAGCAAGCTGCTGCAGGGCGTAACCCTCGACGTGACCGGCAATTGCGGCCTGGGTTTTTTCCCTGTCGCCGAAAATCGCAGGGGAATGCTCGAAGAGTATCTCGCCATGCATGAGTTCGTTTTTCCCCAGGGCGGAAACAAGTGGAGCGATCTGGCGGGTTTTGCCGATAAGCTCGAAAAAGGCGGCATCGGCGTGAACCTGGCGCCGCTGGTCGGGCACGGTGCGTTGCGGATTGCGGTTATGGGAATGGAAAATCGCCCGCCGGACCGGCAGGAAACGGGAGAGATGAAGCGTCTTTTGGAAGAAATGCTCGCTCAAGGGGCGTGGGGAATGTCCTCAGGCCTGATCTACCCGCCCGGCAGCTTCGCCGGCACAGAGGAGTTGATCGAACTGGCCTTGGTTCTCGCCCGGAAATACGCGCTTTACGCGAGCCACATCCGGGGCGAAGGAACAACCCTGTTTGCCGCAATTGATGAGGCTATCGAAATCGGCAGAAAATCAGGCGCAGCCATCGAGGTTTCCCACCTGAAAGCGCTGGGAAAGGCAAATTGGGGCCGGGCCCAGGAAGCCCTGAACAGGATAGCGGAGGCCAGACGGCAAGGCATTGACATCGGCGCCGATCAGTACCCCTATGAGGCCACAGAGACCACCCTCTCCGTACTGCTTCCCGGCTGGGCACTCGCCGGCGGCGCTCAGGAAACCGGCAAACGCCTTGCTGACGCGAAGCTGATTCCGAAGCTTACAGAGGCAATAAAAAAGCTGATCGCCGAGCGCGGCGACGCCGCAACAATCATGTTTACCGGAATCGCTTCCGAGAAACTCCGTTTTTTGTCGGGGAAAACCCTTGCCGATGCGGCCGCTTTTTGGAATCTGGCGCCCGAGGCGACGGCGCTGCGCATCCTCCAGGAGGACAGCTCCATCCACGCCGCTTTTTTCTCGCTTTCTCCCACCGACGTCGAGTCCATCATGCAAAGCGACTTCGTTGCCGTCGGTTCGGACGGCCTGGCGCTTGCCGCCGCCAAGGCCGAGGGAATGACCCACCCCCGCTCGTATGGAACCTTCCCCCTGGTTCTGGAAAACTACGTTCGGGAAAGAGGACTGCTTTCACTGGAAAAGGCCGTTTACAAGATGACCGGCCTGCCCGCGCGCCGTCTTGGCCTGACCGACCGGGGCGTCATCCGCTCCGGATATATCGCCGATCTGGCGCTGTTTGATCCGGCGAAAATCGCCGCCCGGTCAACCTTCGCCAATCCTCATCAGTACCCGACAGGCATCCGGATGGTAACGGTAAACGGACAGATTGCCGTGCGCGACGGCAGATTAACCGGCGTTTTGGCAGGCCTGATATTGAAAAAGCAGGGGGTCCCAAGGCCGGATCGTCACCCCCGAGCAGACGATCCCGCTTGA
- a CDS encoding acetate--CoA ligase family protein → MKNFFTPDGVIVVGATSNPIKGGNAIVKNLQMGYKGPIYPVNPRYAEIEGLACYPSVTDVPGKADLAIVFVPASQVSEVVEKCAAKGIPGVMIESGGFAETGPAGAKFQTELLEIAARTGIRIWGPNCMGLVDVAGSNIFSFMVPEWQQQGLLIPGRVSLVVQSGMLSAVFLVDIMTHALTGIAKVCSLGNKVDINECDILEYFMDDPQTDVIGMYLESFADGRRFLELARCCTKPIVVLKGGKSEKGAEAAMSHTASLAGNRRIVSGLMRQAGVIEATDFRQMADICRSLALTEPAAGGKRTAILTFSGGAGIVSTDFVEEQGLALADFSPETKRELEKLFPSWMPVSNPVDLWPAIESHLGSGVDVQGLALSAVLADPGVDAVFLHLSAGNIRMLSNLSSFAALIKKHGKPLVAWLVGKQDLVLKTQKEALFAGIPVFTEIGRAAECLRAAIRKRRLPEGAPEVSPVNILPKIEKIMTAETGALDEHLSKQLLAACGIPTVLEAVVNSAAQAEGRAAEFGFPVVMKGLLPGAIHKTELDLVRLGIADGKSAREKFAELDRKMENRGKVLLQKQIPGKVELILGLLRDPQLGACVMCGIGGIAAELYEDAVFAVAPLTLREAREMIAGIRGQKLLDGFRGSAPVDREELARIIVRMGEIGLAFPQISEIDINPLLYGPDGAVAVDATVVLR, encoded by the coding sequence ATGAAAAACTTTTTTACCCCGGACGGGGTAATCGTCGTCGGCGCAACTTCCAACCCGATAAAGGGCGGAAACGCCATCGTGAAGAATCTGCAGATGGGGTACAAAGGCCCAATCTACCCGGTCAATCCGCGTTACGCGGAGATTGAAGGCCTGGCCTGCTATCCGTCGGTTACGGATGTTCCCGGCAAAGCCGATCTCGCGATAGTCTTCGTGCCGGCCTCCCAGGTGTCGGAGGTGGTGGAAAAGTGCGCCGCCAAAGGGATACCCGGCGTAATGATTGAATCGGGGGGGTTCGCCGAAACGGGTCCCGCGGGGGCGAAATTTCAGACAGAGCTGCTGGAGATTGCGGCCCGCACGGGGATTCGCATCTGGGGGCCGAACTGCATGGGTCTCGTGGATGTTGCAGGCAGCAACATCTTTTCCTTCATGGTGCCGGAATGGCAGCAGCAAGGCCTGCTGATTCCCGGCCGCGTCTCCCTTGTTGTTCAGAGCGGCATGCTCTCCGCGGTTTTTCTGGTGGATATCATGACCCATGCCCTGACCGGTATTGCCAAAGTATGTTCGCTGGGAAATAAGGTTGACATAAATGAGTGCGATATCCTTGAATATTTCATGGACGACCCCCAGACGGACGTAATCGGGATGTATCTTGAATCCTTTGCCGACGGCAGACGTTTCCTGGAGTTGGCGCGCTGCTGTACAAAACCTATTGTCGTACTCAAAGGGGGGAAAAGCGAAAAGGGGGCCGAAGCGGCGATGAGCCACACCGCCTCGCTTGCCGGAAACCGCCGGATCGTCTCCGGCCTGATGAGGCAGGCGGGGGTTATAGAGGCAACGGACTTCCGGCAAATGGCCGATATCTGTCGCTCCCTGGCCTTGACGGAACCGGCCGCGGGGGGGAAAAGAACGGCCATTCTCACCTTCAGCGGCGGGGCGGGGATCGTCTCCACTGACTTTGTTGAAGAACAGGGACTTGCCCTTGCCGACTTTTCCCCGGAAACAAAACGGGAGCTGGAAAAACTGTTTCCGTCCTGGATGCCCGTTTCCAACCCGGTCGATTTGTGGCCGGCTATTGAAAGTCATCTCGGCTCGGGCGTTGACGTTCAGGGCCTCGCCCTGTCCGCTGTCCTTGCCGACCCGGGGGTGGACGCGGTCTTTCTGCATCTGTCCGCCGGGAATATCCGGATGCTGTCCAATCTGTCATCCTTTGCCGCCCTGATCAAAAAACACGGCAAACCGCTTGTCGCCTGGCTGGTCGGAAAACAGGATTTGGTTTTAAAAACCCAAAAGGAAGCGCTTTTTGCGGGAATTCCAGTTTTTACCGAGATCGGCCGGGCTGCCGAATGCCTGAGGGCGGCCATACGCAAACGTCGCCTGCCCGAAGGAGCGCCGGAGGTCTCACCGGTAAATATTCTCCCCAAAATAGAAAAAATCATGACCGCAGAAACCGGGGCGCTTGACGAGCATCTCTCGAAACAACTGCTGGCGGCCTGCGGAATCCCGACCGTCCTGGAGGCGGTCGTTAATTCGGCAGCGCAGGCCGAAGGGAGGGCGGCGGAATTTGGTTTTCCGGTTGTCATGAAGGGTCTCTTGCCCGGCGCCATCCACAAGACCGAACTCGACCTGGTGCGCCTCGGCATCGCCGATGGAAAATCCGCCCGGGAAAAATTCGCCGAACTTGACCGAAAGATGGAAAATCGGGGCAAGGTCCTGCTTCAGAAGCAGATCCCCGGCAAGGTGGAACTCATTCTGGGGCTCCTGCGCGATCCCCAGCTCGGGGCATGCGTCATGTGCGGCATCGGGGGCATCGCTGCGGAATTATACGAGGATGCCGTTTTTGCCGTCGCCCCGCTGACGCTGCGAGAGGCGCGGGAGATGATCGCCGGCATCCGCGGACAGAAACTGCTGGACGGCTTTCGGGGTTCAGCGCCGGTAGATCGGGAAGAGCTCGCCCGCATTATCGTCCGCATGGGCGAGATCGGCCTGGCCTTCCCTCAAATCAGCGAAATTGACATCAACCCGCTGCTCTATGGCCCGGATGGCGCCGTTGCGGTCGATGCAACTGTCGTGCTGCGGTAA
- the ileS gene encoding isoleucine--tRNA ligase, with protein sequence MDYKDTLNLPHTDFPMKANLAKREPEMLARWDKMHIYDLIRQTSKGRKPYILHDGPPYANGSIHLGTALNKIIKDVLVKSKNMAGYDSIYVPGWDCHGLPIEHQVDKELGEKKGTLSQTEKRRFCRQYAERYVDIQREQFKRLGVFGEWDNPYLTMTYDYEAATVAELGKLYLGGGVYKGKKPVYWCASCKTALAEAEVEYQDHSTPSIYVKFPAVSDVSLRRPQLAGEQTSVVIWTTTPWTIPANLAIALHPDFIYIALKIRGEVLIFARELLDNCLSAFGLGGEPYEILDEFPGSALEGLKFRHPIIDRESLLILAPFVTLDTGTGCVHIAPGHGQEDYEIGMKYGLENYAPVDDDGKFTKDVKDFAGQFVFSANDAVIEKLKGAGALLGRVEIKHTYPHCWRCKNPIIFRSTEQWFVSMEKNDLRKKTLQAIDNVKWIPAWGRDRIYGMIENRPDWCISRQRLWGVPITVFTCKTCGEQMLNQPIVDNLVALVRQYGADVWFEREAKELLPAGCVCPKCGGDDFKKETDILDVWFDSGVSHAAVLEGRDYLSSPADMYLEGNDQHRGWFHSSLLESVASRGRAPYRNVLTHGFVVDGDGKKMSKSVGNVTDPQKIIDSYGAEILRLWVASADYTEDIRVSEEILKRLVEAYRRIRNTGRFILGNISDFQPETDAVPYEDLEEMDRWILHRLQEVISRVREAYELYQYHQVYTTLYNFCTVDLSSLYLDVLKDRLYTSKTASRPRRSGQTAMQEILGAMARLLAPILTFTAEEIWLALPEQAGKPESIHLTVFPEVDSVKFQPELGEKWKKLIAVKSEVARAIETARQNKVVGHSLDVAVLIAAPDDIRPLLQENTENLRAFLIVSAVAVVEAAAIENGYQSPEIPGLVVGVSRAKGVKCERCWNYSETVGESADHPTLCVRCVGNVGPGDDK encoded by the coding sequence ATGGATTACAAGGATACACTGAATCTGCCGCACACCGATTTCCCGATGAAGGCCAATCTCGCCAAACGTGAGCCGGAAATGCTTGCCCGCTGGGACAAGATGCATATCTATGACCTGATCCGCCAGACATCCAAAGGTAGAAAGCCTTACATACTTCACGACGGGCCGCCCTACGCCAACGGCAGCATCCATCTCGGAACGGCGCTCAACAAGATCATCAAGGACGTGCTGGTGAAATCGAAAAATATGGCCGGATACGACAGCATTTATGTCCCCGGCTGGGATTGCCACGGCCTGCCCATTGAACACCAGGTTGACAAGGAATTGGGCGAAAAGAAAGGAACCCTCTCCCAGACGGAAAAGCGGCGTTTCTGCCGCCAGTACGCCGAACGTTACGTTGATATTCAGCGGGAACAGTTCAAGCGGCTGGGGGTTTTCGGGGAGTGGGACAATCCCTACCTGACGATGACCTACGATTACGAGGCGGCGACCGTAGCCGAGCTGGGGAAACTCTATCTGGGCGGCGGCGTTTATAAAGGCAAAAAGCCCGTTTACTGGTGCGCCTCCTGCAAGACGGCCCTGGCCGAGGCCGAGGTCGAGTATCAGGATCACAGCACTCCGTCGATCTACGTGAAATTCCCCGCTGTTTCCGATGTTTCCCTGCGCCGGCCGCAGCTCGCCGGCGAGCAGACGTCGGTCGTCATCTGGACGACGACCCCGTGGACAATCCCCGCCAACCTCGCGATTGCGCTCCATCCCGATTTTATCTACATTGCCCTCAAGATCAGGGGGGAGGTGCTGATTTTTGCCAGAGAACTCCTCGACAACTGTCTGAGCGCCTTCGGTCTTGGCGGTGAGCCGTATGAAATTCTCGATGAGTTTCCCGGTTCTGCTCTGGAGGGACTGAAGTTCCGCCATCCGATTATCGACAGGGAGAGCCTTCTGATCCTCGCCCCGTTTGTCACCCTCGATACCGGCACCGGTTGCGTACATATCGCCCCCGGCCACGGCCAGGAGGATTATGAGATCGGGATGAAATACGGTCTGGAGAACTACGCCCCCGTGGACGACGACGGAAAATTCACCAAGGATGTCAAGGATTTTGCCGGTCAGTTCGTCTTTTCCGCGAACGACGCGGTGATCGAAAAGCTCAAGGGCGCGGGCGCGCTCCTGGGCCGGGTGGAGATCAAGCATACCTATCCCCACTGCTGGCGCTGCAAGAACCCGATCATCTTCCGTTCCACGGAACAGTGGTTTGTCTCGATGGAGAAAAACGACCTGCGGAAAAAGACGCTGCAGGCGATCGACAACGTCAAATGGATTCCTGCGTGGGGACGGGACCGCATTTATGGAATGATCGAAAACCGTCCCGACTGGTGCATCTCCCGTCAGCGCCTCTGGGGCGTGCCGATTACAGTGTTTACCTGCAAGACGTGCGGGGAGCAGATGCTGAATCAGCCGATCGTTGACAACCTGGTGGCGCTTGTCCGCCAATACGGGGCGGATGTCTGGTTTGAACGCGAAGCTAAGGAGCTGCTGCCGGCGGGATGCGTCTGCCCCAAATGCGGCGGCGACGACTTCAAAAAGGAAACCGACATCCTCGATGTCTGGTTCGATTCCGGCGTCAGCCATGCCGCCGTCCTCGAAGGGCGGGACTATCTCAGCTCGCCTGCGGATATGTACCTTGAAGGCAACGATCAGCACCGGGGCTGGTTTCACTCCTCGCTTTTGGAGTCGGTGGCCTCCCGGGGACGCGCCCCGTACCGCAATGTCCTGACGCACGGTTTTGTCGTGGACGGCGACGGAAAGAAGATGTCGAAATCGGTGGGGAACGTGACCGACCCGCAAAAGATCATCGACAGCTACGGGGCCGAGATCCTCCGGCTCTGGGTTGCCTCGGCGGACTACACCGAAGACATCAGGGTTTCCGAGGAGATTCTGAAGCGTTTGGTCGAGGCCTACCGGCGCATCCGCAACACGGGCCGCTTCATCCTCGGCAATATCTCGGATTTCCAGCCGGAGACGGACGCCGTCCCTTATGAAGACCTGGAGGAGATGGACCGCTGGATTCTGCACCGGCTGCAGGAGGTGATAAGCCGGGTGCGCGAAGCGTACGAACTCTACCAGTACCATCAGGTCTATACGACTTTGTACAATTTCTGCACCGTTGATCTCTCCTCTTTGTATCTGGACGTGCTGAAGGACCGTCTTTATACGTCGAAGACGGCATCCCGTCCGCGCCGCTCCGGACAGACGGCGATGCAGGAAATTCTGGGGGCGATGGCCCGGCTTCTGGCGCCGATTCTGACCTTTACGGCGGAAGAAATCTGGTTGGCCCTGCCGGAGCAGGCTGGCAAGCCGGAGAGCATCCATCTGACCGTTTTTCCGGAAGTGGACAGCGTGAAATTTCAACCGGAACTGGGCGAAAAATGGAAGAAACTCATCGCCGTAAAAAGCGAGGTTGCCCGGGCCATTGAGACGGCGCGTCAGAACAAGGTTGTCGGCCACTCTTTGGACGTCGCGGTCCTGATTGCCGCGCCGGATGACATTCGCCCGCTGCTTCAGGAAAATACCGAGAATTTGCGTGCATTTTTGATTGTCTCGGCGGTTGCCGTCGTTGAAGCCGCGGCAATTGAAAATGGCTATCAGAGTCCGGAAATTCCCGGGCTGGTCGTAGGCGTGAGTCGGGCGAAAGGAGTCAAGTGCGAACGCTGCTGGAACTACAGCGAGACGGTGGGCGAAAGCGCCGACCATCCGACGCTCTGTGTGCGGTGCGTAGGTAACGTCGGGCCTGGTGACGATAAATAA